In Chloroflexota bacterium, a genomic segment contains:
- the cbiQ gene encoding cobalt ECF transporter T component CbiQ, whose translation MKTLSSPCAPPQEAPSIPRGRDPRLKVVWTLAFILYALALPDGQWGVFLLSAVGLGGVAMLSGVRWTAMLRRAQVALPFALAAVSTAFIWPGRPWMTFHLGGWTLTVTVEGGIHFLSILLRAWLAAQAIALLGLTTPFPQWLWAFRRLGMPAELTTMLHLMYRYLAVLTAETLGLQRARTARQAAPLPGKRPPGLLWQARVTGHMAGQLFLRSHARAERVYQAMLVRGYRGDWPMSSNRRLTAWDWLLGVLGVAFLLLIEGLVHR comes from the coding sequence GTGAAAACCCTCTCCTCGCCTTGCGCGCCCCCGCAGGAAGCCCCATCCATCCCCAGGGGGCGCGACCCGCGACTGAAAGTCGTCTGGACCCTGGCTTTTATCTTATACGCCCTCGCACTCCCCGATGGGCAATGGGGTGTCTTTCTTTTAAGCGCCGTCGGGCTGGGCGGGGTGGCGATGCTCAGCGGCGTCCGCTGGACGGCAATGCTTCGCCGCGCCCAGGTGGCTTTGCCGTTTGCGCTGGCCGCCGTTTCTACCGCGTTCATCTGGCCAGGGCGGCCGTGGATGACCTTCCACCTGGGAGGCTGGACGCTCACAGTGACCGTCGAAGGGGGGATTCACTTCTTGAGCATCCTCTTACGCGCCTGGTTGGCCGCACAAGCCATCGCCCTGCTGGGATTGACCACCCCCTTCCCGCAATGGCTATGGGCCTTCCGCCGCTTAGGCATGCCCGCCGAACTGACCACCATGCTGCACCTGATGTACCGTTACCTGGCCGTGCTCACCGCCGAGACCCTGGGCCTTCAGCGTGCCCGCACCGCCCGGCAGGCTGCGCCGCTGCCGGGGAAGCGCCCCCCCGGCCTTTTGTGGCAGGCCCGGGTAACCGGCCACATGGCGGGCCAGCTTTTCCTGCGCAGCCACGCGCGCGCCGAACGCGTCTACCAGGCCATGTTGGTGCGGGGCTACCGCGGCGATTGGCCCATGTCATCCAACCGCCGCCTGACCGCCTGGGACTGGCTGCTGGGGGTGCTGGGCGTGGCATTCCTGTTGCTCATCGAAGGACTTGTGCACCGATGA
- a CDS encoding ABC transporter ATP-binding protein, with the protein MNRTELRSSLAPTSPLLSTSPLIRIQGLTFRYGDDAPALVNINLTIAAGEKVAVVGPNGSGKTTLLLHLNGLLQGEGLVEVGGLPVARPHLPAIRALVGLLFQDPDDQLFSPTVYEDVAFGPLQQGLSPEEAQQRACAALEQVGLSHLAQRAPYRLSVGEKKRAALATVLAMQPQILALDEPTANLNPRARRQLIALLRELPQTMLVATHDMQLVARDFPRTVVMDEGRIIADAPTEEVLHDRAFLEAHGLEPPCLPEQA; encoded by the coding sequence ATGAATCGCACCGAACTTCGCTCCTCGCTTGCCCCCACATCACCACTGCTTTCCACTTCCCCCCTCATTCGCATTCAGGGGCTGACGTTCCGCTACGGCGACGACGCCCCCGCGCTCGTCAACATCAACCTGACCATCGCCGCCGGGGAAAAGGTTGCCGTGGTGGGGCCTAACGGCTCTGGAAAAACCACCCTCTTGTTGCACCTCAACGGCCTCCTGCAGGGGGAAGGGCTGGTCGAAGTCGGTGGGCTTCCCGTTGCCAGGCCCCACCTCCCGGCCATCCGCGCGCTGGTAGGCCTGCTGTTTCAGGACCCCGATGACCAGTTGTTTTCGCCCACGGTGTATGAAGACGTCGCCTTTGGCCCACTTCAGCAGGGGCTCTCCCCTGAAGAGGCCCAGCAGCGGGCATGCGCCGCTCTCGAGCAGGTTGGGCTTAGCCACCTGGCGCAGCGCGCGCCCTACCGCCTCAGTGTCGGCGAAAAGAAGCGCGCCGCGCTGGCCACGGTGCTGGCCATGCAGCCCCAAATCCTTGCCCTGGACGAGCCCACCGCCAACCTCAACCCGCGCGCACGGCGGCAGTTGATCGCCCTCTTGCGGGAACTCCCCCAAACCATGCTGGTCGCCACGCACGACATGCAACTGGTGGCGCGCGATTTCCCCCGCACGGTAGTGATGGATGAGGGGCGCATCATCGCCGACGCGCCCACCGAAGAAGTGCTGCACGACCGCGCCTTCCTGGAAGCCCACGGGCTGGAACCACCTTGCTTGCCTGAACAGGCATAG
- a CDS encoding IS3 family transposase, which produces MIEYLHQAHGYPVAMLCEVLGLPRSTYYHRPTPPDDTALARAILDILGTFPTYGTRRVTAQLRRAPYRMQVSRKRVQRVMRQKGWLQAVKKRKVRTTQSQHGYQRYPNLVKGLQVQRPDQVWVSDITYIRLAQGFVYLAVIMDVFTRRIRGWALSRHLDQQLTLTALEQAVATHVPEIHHSDQGVQYAATAYVAALEEHGVHISMAGTGMPEENGYAERLMRMIKEEEVALSDYRDLSDARQQMGRFLEEVYQHQRIHSSLGYLTPAGLEAAWLVKRAEEKIASAP; this is translated from the coding sequence ATGATTGAGTATCTTCATCAAGCCCATGGCTATCCCGTGGCTATGCTCTGCGAGGTGCTTGGCCTGCCGCGGAGCACCTACTACCACCGTCCCACACCGCCTGATGACACGGCCTTAGCCAGGGCCATTCTGGACATCCTGGGTACCTTTCCAACTTACGGTACACGGCGCGTCACTGCCCAACTGCGACGTGCGCCTTACCGGATGCAGGTCAGCCGCAAGCGGGTACAACGGGTGATGCGCCAAAAAGGCTGGCTGCAAGCAGTCAAGAAGCGTAAAGTGCGCACCACGCAAAGCCAACACGGCTACCAGCGTTACCCCAACCTGGTGAAAGGGTTGCAGGTGCAACGGCCCGACCAGGTTTGGGTGTCCGATATTACCTACATTCGCCTGGCACAAGGCTTTGTGTACCTGGCGGTGATTATGGATGTGTTTACTCGCCGCATCCGTGGCTGGGCCTTGAGCCGTCATTTAGACCAGCAACTGACCCTGACAGCGCTGGAGCAGGCCGTGGCAACCCATGTGCCTGAAATTCACCACAGCGACCAGGGGGTGCAGTATGCGGCGACGGCTTATGTAGCGGCTCTGGAGGAACATGGCGTTCATATCAGCATGGCAGGCACGGGAATGCCGGAGGAGAACGGCTATGCAGAGCGGCTGATGCGGATGATCAAAGAAGAGGAGGTGGCGTTATCGGATTACAGGGACTTGAGCGATGCCCGACAGCAGATGGGGCGATTCCTGGAAGAAGTGTATCAGCACCAGCGGATTCACTCGTCGTTGGGCTATCTCACGCCCGCGGGGCTTGAGGCGGCTTGGCTGGTAAAGCGGGCTGAGGAGAAAATTGCTTCAGCCCCCTGA